One segment of Paenibacillus rhizovicinus DNA contains the following:
- a CDS encoding HNH endonuclease produces MVKIIYSIGSKKGKIVLKCEDCGEIRETQRNTAILEKEEHPCRACSNKRNGKNKIGKPSWNSGHRKPQDERQLGSIYQNHHGYYEIYLAGDSVKYGRKDGYVLMHRKVVQDNIERPLGEKELIHHIDGNKLNNDLSNLFLCSSMSHHRDIHNSLEEVAFQLYHLGLITFDHENQSYKLAPSVSNDRVDACEFRKRLRPIKGYDNPEPSLN; encoded by the coding sequence GTGGTCAAAATTATTTATTCTATTGGATCTAAAAAAGGTAAAATCGTGCTAAAGTGTGAAGATTGCGGTGAAATCAGAGAGACGCAACGCAACACAGCCATTTTAGAAAAAGAGGAACATCCTTGTAGGGCTTGCAGCAACAAGAGAAACGGCAAGAATAAAATAGGCAAACCGTCTTGGAACTCAGGTCACAGAAAGCCTCAAGATGAGCGTCAATTAGGTTCAATATATCAAAATCATCATGGATACTATGAAATTTATTTGGCAGGTGATTCTGTTAAATACGGTAGAAAAGATGGATATGTCCTAATGCATCGCAAAGTCGTACAGGATAATATTGAGCGACCATTAGGTGAAAAAGAACTTATTCACCATATCGACGGAAATAAACTCAACAATGATCTGAGCAATCTTTTTCTATGTTCTTCTATGTCTCATCACAGAGATATACATAATAGCCTAGAAGAGGTTGCGTTCCAACTATACCATTTAGGACTAATTACATTTGACCATGAAAATCAAAGTTACAAGTTAGCCCCCTCGGTTAGCAATGACCGTGTGGACGCGTGTGAATTCAGGAAACGCCTAAGGCCAATTAAAGGCTATGATAATCCTGAGCCAAGTCTAAACTAA
- a CDS encoding FAD-dependent thymidylate synthase: MYDALLSLDAWNESSRRYITEEPAFYTPKADEWRSKPENSKQGSGDIISWELGEKHTQALLSYIELGMTKYDQALKDGICAEQARLFLPAYGMYVRWYWTASFQSVAHFLAQRLEHDAQKEIQDYAKAVLELIKSIYPVSLEELVYKENGIV, encoded by the coding sequence ATGTATGATGCATTGCTCAGTTTGGATGCTTGGAACGAATCGAGTCGTCGATACATAACCGAAGAACCGGCTTTTTATACGCCGAAGGCGGATGAATGGAGATCCAAGCCTGAGAACTCCAAACAAGGCAGCGGCGACATTATTTCTTGGGAGCTTGGCGAGAAACATACGCAGGCGTTGTTGTCCTACATCGAACTAGGGATGACAAAGTATGATCAAGCTTTGAAAGATGGAATATGTGCGGAGCAAGCACGATTGTTCCTGCCGGCCTATGGCATGTATGTTCGTTGGTATTGGACGGCATCCTTTCAATCGGTTGCTCACTTCTTGGCGCAACGATTAGAGCATGACGCGCAGAAAGAAATCCAGGATTATGCAAAGGCTGTCTTAGAGCTCATAAAATCCATTTATCCTGTTTCATTAGAGGAATTGGTTTATAAAGAAAATGGAATCGTGTGA
- a CDS encoding LysR family transcriptional regulator, protein MTLQQLKYILTIVSCGSISEAAKRLFISQPSLSNAVKEIEAESGIEIFLRSSKGIVLSGDGAEFLSYARQVVEQAELLEQRYMNRKPSKKLFSISTQHYAFSVQAFVGLLKELDVDEYECTLRETRTHEIIEDVRNMKSELGIIYMSEFNRKVIQKLLKDNELRFHALFQAEAHVFISEEHPLASKSLLDIEDLDDFPCLAFEQGEYNSFYFAEEILSTRTYKKKILVSDRATLFNLLIGLNGYTISSGVLNKDLNGEQIKSVRLRTDENIQVGYIVNQKASLSQLAAAYVTKLKTVITDFGYPIINQEDGLD, encoded by the coding sequence ATGACCTTGCAGCAATTGAAATATATTCTGACCATCGTTAGCTGCGGCTCTATCAGCGAAGCGGCCAAGCGGTTGTTTATTTCGCAGCCGAGCTTGTCCAACGCGGTGAAAGAGATCGAGGCGGAATCCGGTATCGAGATCTTCCTACGATCGTCCAAGGGAATCGTGCTATCCGGCGACGGAGCGGAGTTTCTATCCTACGCCAGGCAAGTCGTGGAGCAAGCCGAGCTTCTCGAACAGCGGTACATGAATCGTAAGCCTTCGAAGAAGTTGTTCTCGATCTCCACGCAGCATTACGCCTTCTCCGTGCAGGCTTTCGTCGGACTGCTGAAGGAGCTTGACGTGGACGAGTACGAGTGTACGCTGCGCGAAACGCGAACCCATGAAATTATCGAAGACGTGCGGAATATGAAAAGCGAGCTCGGAATCATCTATATGAGCGAATTCAACCGAAAAGTCATTCAGAAGCTATTAAAAGACAACGAGCTTCGCTTTCATGCGTTGTTCCAAGCGGAAGCGCACGTATTCATTAGCGAAGAGCATCCGCTTGCTTCCAAGTCGTTGCTGGACATCGAGGATTTGGATGATTTCCCGTGCTTGGCTTTCGAGCAAGGCGAATATAATTCCTTCTACTTCGCGGAGGAGATACTCAGCACGCGAACGTACAAGAAGAAAATACTGGTCAGCGACCGCGCCACGTTATTCAACCTGCTGATCGGGCTTAACGGCTATACGATCAGCTCGGGCGTACTGAACAAGGATCTGAACGGGGAGCAAATCAAATCGGTGCGGCTTCGTACGGATGAGAACATTCAGGTAGGTTACATCGTGAATCAGAAGGCGAGCTTGAGCCAGCTGGCTGCCGCCTATGTGACGAAGCTCAAAACCGTCATTACGGATTTCGGCTATCCGATCATAAATCAAGAGGATGGGCTCGACTGA
- the metE gene encoding 5-methyltetrahydropteroyltriglutamate--homocysteine S-methyltransferase, translating into MKTSIIGYPRVGALRELKFASEKYFKGTLSIEELQQTAARLRSANWKLQQENGIDFIPSNDFSFYDGLLDTACLLGIVPQRYQALGLNPLETYFAMARGYQGDKGDVKALAMKKWFNTNYHYMVPEIDDTTGIRLSGSKLFDEFTEAKQLGIATKPVLIGAFTLLKLARFTGSKQAKDYVPAIIEAYTAVLNQLNTLGAAWLQLDEPALVTDVTAEDIALFNELYNGILSAKGSVKVIAQTYFGDVRDCYQALQALPFDGIGIDFVEGKQSLELVRKHGFASDKVLFAGVLNGKNIWKNQYKQTIALVREISKHASQIVIGASCSLLHVPYTMRHETKLTAANKQYFAFAEEKLRELADLKSILEQSNPEAFALYTENEKLFSVSRLANDNSVQKRVAGLTDADFTRLPAFAERETIQKAKFNLPLLPTTTIGSFPQTAEVRANRAAFKKGSITEEQYKQFNFDRIAECIAQQEEIGLDVIVHGEYERNDMVEYFGECLDGFIFTENAWVQSYGTRCVKPPVVWGDISRSKPMTVEYSAFAKSRTNKLVKGMLTGPVTILNWSFPREDITLKESALQICLAIRDEVLDLEANGIEMIQIDEAALREKLPLRHSDWQSEYLSWAIPAFRLVHSGVKAETQIHTHMCYSQFSDIIRDIDAMDADVITFEASRSDLAIIDAINECGFRTEVGPGVYDIHSPRIPSVDELKQGLDRMLGKIDVSKLWVNPDCGLKTRGVTETWASLKNLVQAAKEVRATL; encoded by the coding sequence TTGAAAACGTCCATCATTGGTTATCCGCGCGTCGGCGCCCTTAGAGAACTGAAATTCGCATCCGAAAAATATTTTAAAGGCACGCTGTCGATCGAAGAGCTGCAGCAAACAGCCGCTCGGCTTAGATCCGCAAACTGGAAGCTTCAGCAGGAGAACGGCATCGACTTCATTCCGTCCAACGATTTTTCCTTCTACGACGGACTGCTCGACACGGCGTGCTTGCTCGGAATCGTTCCGCAACGCTACCAAGCGCTTGGCCTAAATCCGCTGGAGACCTATTTCGCAATGGCGAGAGGCTATCAGGGCGACAAGGGCGACGTAAAAGCGCTGGCGATGAAAAAATGGTTCAACACGAACTATCACTACATGGTGCCCGAAATCGACGATACGACCGGCATCCGTTTGTCCGGTTCGAAGCTGTTCGACGAATTCACGGAAGCCAAGCAGCTCGGCATCGCAACCAAGCCTGTGCTAATCGGCGCATTCACCTTGCTGAAGCTGGCGAGATTCACCGGCTCCAAGCAAGCCAAAGACTATGTTCCTGCGATCATCGAAGCGTACACGGCCGTCCTGAACCAATTGAATACGCTCGGCGCAGCATGGCTTCAACTGGATGAGCCTGCATTGGTAACCGATGTGACAGCAGAAGATATCGCGCTTTTCAACGAGCTTTATAACGGCATCCTTTCCGCCAAAGGCAGCGTTAAAGTTATCGCGCAGACGTATTTCGGAGACGTTCGCGACTGCTATCAAGCCCTTCAAGCGCTTCCGTTCGACGGCATCGGCATCGACTTCGTCGAAGGCAAGCAGTCTTTGGAACTCGTGCGCAAGCATGGCTTCGCAAGTGACAAGGTGCTGTTCGCCGGCGTCCTCAACGGCAAGAACATCTGGAAGAACCAGTATAAGCAGACGATTGCCCTCGTTCGCGAAATCAGCAAGCATGCCAGCCAAATCGTAATCGGCGCTTCCTGCTCGCTGCTTCATGTTCCCTACACGATGAGGCACGAAACGAAGCTGACGGCCGCGAATAAGCAATATTTCGCGTTCGCCGAAGAGAAGCTGCGCGAGCTTGCGGATCTGAAGTCGATCTTGGAGCAATCGAACCCGGAAGCCTTCGCGCTCTATACGGAGAACGAGAAGCTGTTCAGCGTATCGCGCCTTGCGAACGACAACTCGGTTCAGAAGCGAGTAGCCGGTTTGACGGATGCCGACTTCACGAGATTGCCTGCCTTCGCCGAACGGGAAACCATTCAGAAGGCCAAGTTCAATCTGCCGCTCTTGCCTACGACGACGATCGGCTCGTTCCCGCAAACGGCTGAAGTCCGCGCAAACCGCGCAGCCTTTAAGAAAGGCAGCATCACCGAGGAACAGTACAAGCAGTTCAACTTTGACCGCATCGCAGAATGCATTGCGCAGCAGGAAGAAATCGGACTTGACGTCATTGTCCACGGTGAATACGAACGCAACGACATGGTCGAATACTTCGGCGAATGCTTGGACGGCTTCATCTTCACGGAGAACGCCTGGGTGCAGTCTTACGGAACGCGCTGCGTAAAACCGCCGGTCGTATGGGGCGACATTAGCCGCAGCAAGCCGATGACCGTTGAATATTCAGCGTTCGCGAAGAGCCGTACTAACAAGCTGGTCAAAGGCATGCTGACGGGTCCGGTCACGATCCTCAACTGGTCGTTCCCTCGCGAAGATATCACCCTGAAGGAAAGCGCGCTGCAGATCTGTCTTGCGATTCGCGACGAAGTACTCGATCTCGAAGCCAACGGCATCGAAATGATTCAGATCGACGAAGCCGCATTGCGCGAGAAGCTTCCATTACGTCATTCGGACTGGCAGAGCGAATACTTGAGCTGGGCGATTCCTGCCTTCAGACTCGTGCACAGCGGCGTGAAAGCCGAAACGCAAATTCATACCCATATGTGCTACAGCCAGTTCAGCGACATCATTCGCGATATCGATGCGATGGACGCCGATGTCATCACGTTCGAAGCGTCGCGCTCGGATCTGGCCATCATCGATGCCATTAACGAATGCGGCTTCCGTACTGAAGTCGGCCCCGGCGTCTACGACATCCATTCGCCTCGGATCCCTAGCGTCGACGAGCTCAAACAAGGACTTGACCGCATGCTGGGCAAGATCGACGTCTCCAAGCTATGGGTTAACCCGGACTGCGGACTTAAAACGCGCGGCGTCACGGAAACGTGGGCCAGCTTGAAGAACCTTGTCCAAGCAGCCAAGGAAGTACGGGCAACGCTGTAA
- a CDS encoding GNAT family N-acetyltransferase gives MIIHSCNYKNHDGYRASFNRLSKLVFGIEFEVWYQKGAWDDRYICHSFVADEEVIANVSVSKMNLVIHGESIRALQIGTVMTHPEHRGKGLSKQLMEHVLDTYKDTCDLFFLFANRTALEYYPKFGFSAVPEHRFLLNISGEPKNNLISLEKLDVSTNEHWNFIKQRLSSRRPISKYFGVTNNEGLFQFYALNVFQECLYYSQSDDAIIVLEHEGDLLHLYDIVSDEEVDIEALVSRITAEGTRKVRFHFTPDQVIDKASAEPFGELEDVLFIKSRSDLGKLPAFCAPTLAHA, from the coding sequence ATGATCATACATAGTTGTAACTATAAAAACCATGACGGATACCGAGCAAGCTTTAATCGACTATCCAAGCTAGTTTTTGGTATTGAGTTCGAAGTATGGTACCAAAAGGGAGCCTGGGACGACCGTTATATTTGCCATTCATTTGTAGCTGATGAAGAGGTAATTGCAAATGTATCAGTAAGTAAAATGAACTTGGTCATTCATGGTGAATCCATAAGGGCTCTTCAGATAGGGACTGTAATGACTCATCCCGAGCATAGGGGTAAGGGATTGTCAAAACAACTGATGGAACATGTATTGGATACTTACAAAGACACCTGCGACTTGTTTTTCTTATTTGCGAACAGAACCGCGCTTGAGTATTATCCCAAATTTGGATTTTCTGCCGTACCTGAACACCGTTTTCTCCTAAATATATCTGGTGAACCCAAAAATAATTTAATTTCATTGGAAAAACTAGATGTTTCCACGAACGAGCATTGGAATTTCATTAAACAGAGGCTTAGCTCCCGCAGACCAATTTCAAAATATTTCGGTGTTACTAACAACGAAGGGTTATTTCAATTTTACGCTTTGAACGTTTTCCAAGAATGCCTTTATTATTCCCAATCGGATGATGCCATCATAGTTTTGGAGCATGAAGGTGATTTGTTGCATTTGTATGATATTGTCAGCGATGAAGAAGTAGACATTGAAGCGTTGGTTTCACGGATTACAGCGGAAGGAACAAGGAAGGTTCGTTTTCACTTTACCCCAGACCAAGTTATTGATAAGGCGTCTGCAGAACCCTTCGGAGAGCTTGAGGATGTCTTGTTTATTAAATCGCGATCTGATTTAGGCAAGCTGCCTGCCTTTTGTGCACCTACATTGGCTCATGCTTAG
- a CDS encoding phosphatidylinositol-specific phospholipase C/glycerophosphodiester phosphodiesterase family protein has protein sequence MFPTNIQSSRSTRTEPRHRKSKLPQLILSLLVFLSTPFLMSPVENQSLSPDCATRPTPAPGLASTPYDWVRQTILISHALGGIEQFAGTNSREALVHAYACGHRVFETDVSVTSDGHLVLRHDWEAGTYPVLGQSVQKESGAMTLAKFEAFPIQGHYSPMTFQQLLAFMANHPDVLLVTDTKEADAAKAAAIFRKIVHETKDVDPALLKRIVPQLYQADNYAAVDGVYPFKQYIYTLYMNQDSDEQVIRDMTEQGIRIAVMDENRYSPEFVQALKDKGIYTYVNTINDLERIKSLRASGVQGVMTDFIEPEQVNGRSNENQTMVGRASDVGDRGE, from the coding sequence ATGTTTCCGACTAATATTCAATCTAGCAGATCCACCAGAACAGAACCGCGTCACCGCAAATCAAAGCTGCCACAGTTGATCCTCTCGCTCCTAGTCTTTCTCTCTACGCCATTCCTAATGTCGCCCGTCGAAAACCAGTCATTGTCGCCCGATTGCGCCACGCGTCCGACGCCTGCGCCTGGATTGGCATCGACCCCGTACGATTGGGTGCGACAGACGATTCTTATCTCGCATGCGCTCGGCGGCATCGAACAATTCGCCGGCACGAACAGCCGAGAAGCGCTGGTTCATGCCTATGCTTGCGGGCATCGCGTGTTCGAGACGGACGTGAGCGTTACGTCGGACGGCCATTTGGTGTTGCGGCACGACTGGGAAGCCGGCACGTATCCCGTCCTCGGACAGTCGGTACAGAAAGAGAGCGGAGCGATGACGCTCGCGAAATTCGAGGCGTTTCCGATTCAAGGGCATTATTCGCCGATGACATTCCAGCAATTGCTTGCTTTTATGGCGAATCATCCCGATGTGCTTCTTGTAACGGATACGAAGGAAGCGGATGCGGCCAAAGCTGCTGCGATTTTCCGGAAAATCGTCCATGAGACGAAAGATGTGGACCCCGCGCTTCTGAAGCGCATCGTGCCGCAGCTCTATCAGGCCGATAATTATGCGGCTGTCGATGGCGTCTATCCGTTCAAACAATATATCTACACGTTATATATGAATCAGGATTCCGATGAACAGGTCATTCGCGATATGACCGAGCAAGGCATTCGAATCGCCGTCATGGACGAGAACCGATATTCGCCGGAATTCGTGCAGGCGCTAAAGGACAAGGGCATTTATACGTACGTCAACACGATAAACGACCTTGAACGAATCAAGTCGCTCCGGGCATCCGGCGTCCAAGGCGTCATGACCGATTTCATCGAGCCGGAACAAGTGAATGGACGCTCAAACGAGAACCAGACGATGGTCGGAAGAGCGTCAGACGTAGGCGATAGAGGTGAGTGA
- the hisB gene encoding imidazoleglycerol-phosphate dehydratase HisB has protein sequence MREALIIRKTRETDIKLELNLDEYSEGKINTGIGFFNHMLTLFAFRAGIKLHVDCLGDLEIDGHHTVEDIGICLGQAIKKAIGDKKGINRYGSSRIPMDESLALVDLNVANRSFLVFNVEMPSTRVGEFETELTEEFFVAVASNSGITIHVNLEYGRNTHHIIEAIFVAFGDALKKAIQITSDIIPSTKGTLSL, from the coding sequence GTGCGTGAGGCATTAATTATCCGAAAAACAAGAGAAACAGACATTAAACTAGAGCTTAATCTCGATGAATACAGTGAAGGTAAGATTAACACGGGGATTGGATTCTTTAACCATATGCTCACGCTTTTTGCTTTTAGGGCAGGAATAAAACTTCATGTGGATTGTTTAGGTGACTTGGAGATCGATGGGCATCACACGGTTGAGGACATTGGGATATGCTTGGGGCAAGCAATCAAGAAGGCGATCGGAGATAAGAAGGGGATAAACCGTTACGGTAGTTCGCGTATACCTATGGATGAGAGCTTAGCATTGGTGGATTTGAATGTGGCTAATCGTTCTTTTTTAGTGTTTAACGTGGAAATGCCTTCAACGCGAGTAGGCGAGTTTGAAACCGAATTAACCGAAGAGTTTTTTGTCGCAGTAGCGAGTAATAGCGGGATAACCATTCACGTCAATTTGGAGTACGGCAGAAATACGCATCATATTATTGAGGCAATTTTCGTGGCATTCGGCGATGCGCTGAAGAAAGCCATTCAGATAACAAGCGATATCATTCCGTCTACAAAGGGTACGTTATCCTTATGA
- a CDS encoding helix-turn-helix domain-containing protein: MDIAEFFTVDQFAQMLELHPRTVRRYIRDKQLQASKVGAEWRIRKEDAEMFIGGRFESLQTEATNEIEAFIQGLDSEIDGKLQVCTVLDCYVGTPEAMKISEIIMWHMNETNPQRGKAKFQYFYDDKAKKGRYVIWGNPYFVGKVLTAVGEVTA; this comes from the coding sequence ATGGATATAGCTGAATTCTTTACCGTGGACCAGTTTGCTCAAATGCTTGAGCTCCACCCAAGAACGGTCAGACGATACATTCGCGATAAACAACTTCAAGCTTCTAAGGTTGGTGCTGAGTGGAGAATCCGAAAGGAGGATGCAGAAATGTTTATAGGCGGACGATTCGAAAGCCTTCAAACAGAAGCAACCAATGAGATCGAGGCCTTTATACAGGGTCTTGATAGCGAAATTGATGGTAAGCTCCAAGTTTGCACGGTCCTTGATTGCTATGTAGGAACACCGGAGGCAATGAAAATATCCGAGATCATCATGTGGCATATGAATGAGACGAATCCCCAGCGTGGAAAGGCGAAGTTTCAATATTTCTACGATGATAAAGCCAAAAAAGGCCGCTATGTCATTTGGGGAAATCCATATTTTGTTGGCAAGGTATTAACAGCCGTAGGCGAGGTTACTGCTTAA
- a CDS encoding nuclear transport factor 2 family protein, with protein sequence MISMDSIRQELLELEELLLQPEVRTSVTALSKLLADDFFEFGSSGKIWSRRDALDPNGIGVVKMELSDFQIHPLSEGVTLSTYKILNKENMQYSLRSSIWKYENAKWQMIFHQGTPIV encoded by the coding sequence ATTATTAGTATGGATTCAATTAGACAAGAATTATTGGAATTAGAAGAACTGTTGTTACAGCCTGAAGTTCGAACTTCTGTAACTGCCCTCTCCAAACTATTAGCAGATGATTTTTTTGAATTTGGCAGCTCGGGGAAGATTTGGAGCAGAAGGGATGCCCTTGATCCAAATGGAATCGGTGTAGTGAAAATGGAACTAAGCGATTTTCAAATTCATCCCTTATCTGAGGGAGTAACTTTGTCCACTTATAAAATTTTAAATAAAGAAAACATGCAGTATTCACTACGTAGTTCTATCTGGAAGTATGAGAACGCGAAATGGCAGATGATATTCCATCAAGGAACTCCAATCGTTTAA
- a CDS encoding class I SAM-dependent methyltransferase — protein sequence MDESVLDFYDGLAEAYHLIFVDWHHAISWQGEVLSKFIHSKLASLSKEGASLLDCSCGIGTQAIGLANHGFKVTGTDLSPVSIARATKEAESYGVEINFRVADFRSLAKDVSGVYDVVLSADNAVPHLLTDDDLYLAVRNMYSKVKKDGMLLLTMRDYDELVKEKPKTTEPRIFEKGKRIVFQVWDWADDAKTYQTNHFLLQEMNGQWKTTQAKTRYRALLRDEFTHILSTAGFADIEWSMPAESGYYQPIVTARKVV from the coding sequence TTGGATGAGTCTGTTTTAGATTTTTATGACGGCCTAGCTGAAGCTTACCATCTTATTTTCGTTGATTGGCATCATGCCATTTCATGGCAAGGCGAGGTTTTAAGCAAATTTATTCATTCAAAGCTCGCGAGTCTAAGCAAAGAGGGTGCTTCGCTTCTAGACTGCTCCTGTGGGATCGGTACCCAAGCAATAGGGTTGGCTAATCACGGATTTAAAGTAACGGGTACTGATTTAAGTCCAGTATCCATCGCAAGAGCAACCAAAGAGGCAGAATCTTACGGGGTTGAAATAAACTTTAGGGTAGCTGATTTTCGTTCATTAGCAAAAGATGTTTCCGGAGTATATGATGTCGTTCTTTCCGCAGATAATGCAGTCCCGCACCTTCTAACAGACGACGATTTATATCTGGCTGTACGCAACATGTATTCAAAAGTTAAAAAAGACGGCATGCTTCTCCTTACAATGAGGGATTATGATGAGTTGGTAAAAGAAAAGCCTAAAACTACAGAACCACGCATTTTCGAAAAGGGCAAACGAATCGTATTCCAGGTTTGGGATTGGGCTGATGACGCGAAAACCTATCAGACAAACCATTTTTTATTACAAGAAATGAATGGGCAATGGAAAACAACCCAAGCCAAAACGAGATACCGAGCTTTATTACGAGATGAATTCACTCATATCTTGAGTACAGCCGGATTCGCGGATATCGAATGGTCTATGCCAGCAGAATCAGGATATTACCAGCCCATTGTAACTGCACGAAAAGTAGTGTAG
- a CDS encoding VOC family protein — MKVKRIVANINTKDITAAKCFYQDVLGLDVMMDHGWIRTYGLDEEMSIQISFASQGGSETPTPDLSIEVDDVYAALEGMKRAGFLIEYGPVNEPWGVRRFYVRDPFGKLINILAHGH, encoded by the coding sequence ATGAAGGTCAAACGAATCGTCGCCAATATCAATACGAAGGATATCACGGCAGCTAAATGCTTCTACCAGGATGTGCTCGGCCTTGATGTAATGATGGATCATGGTTGGATTAGAACGTATGGTTTAGACGAGGAGATGAGCATACAAATTAGTTTCGCCTCACAGGGTGGCTCAGAGACGCCTACGCCTGATCTATCGATTGAAGTCGATGATGTCTATGCTGCACTAGAAGGCATGAAGAGAGCTGGATTTCTGATCGAATATGGGCCTGTTAATGAGCCTTGGGGCGTTCGACGATTCTATGTCCGCGACCCGTTTGGTAAGCTTATCAACATTCTTGCTCATGGACATTGA
- a CDS encoding winged helix-turn-helix transcriptional regulator: MQKNPVQCQFVVALDSIVGKWKPIILYHLLQGKPLRFNELRRLLPDITQRMLTLHLRELEEEEIVKRVIYPQIPPKVEYSITEYGMSLSPILETLHQWGVAHVERKQLKKEKNEQTETD; the protein is encoded by the coding sequence ATGCAAAAGAACCCTGTCCAATGTCAATTCGTTGTGGCGTTGGATTCGATCGTCGGCAAATGGAAGCCGATTATCCTTTATCATTTGCTTCAAGGTAAACCTTTGCGGTTCAATGAGCTAAGAAGATTGCTCCCTGATATCACTCAAAGGATGCTTACGCTCCATCTGCGCGAATTGGAAGAGGAAGAGATTGTTAAACGAGTCATTTATCCGCAAATCCCTCCGAAAGTAGAATACTCCATCACGGAATACGGCATGAGCCTGTCTCCGATTTTGGAAACCTTACATCAATGGGGAGTAGCCCATGTTGAGCGAAAGCAGCTCAAAAAGGAGAAAAATGAACAAACAGAAACGGACTAG
- a CDS encoding FMN-dependent NADH-azoreductase, translated as MATVLYITAHPLDPQSSYSLAVGKAFIEAYRKANPGDKVVHLDLYKENIPQFDADVLRGWEKLRSGSSFDQLTDDEKSKVASLAAVVDQFVAADKYVYVSPMWNFTIPPVLKAYTDATSIPGKTFRYTENGPEGLLTGKKVLHIQASGSVYSEGPLASLEMGYSYLNKILQFYGIQSIEAIFIEGTALKSQEQAPAIKEKAIARAKEVAKSF; from the coding sequence ATGGCAACCGTATTGTACATCACCGCACACCCTCTCGATCCTCAATCATCGTATAGCCTCGCGGTAGGCAAAGCGTTTATCGAAGCGTACCGCAAGGCAAATCCGGGAGATAAAGTTGTTCATTTGGATCTCTACAAAGAGAATATTCCGCAATTTGATGCTGATGTTTTAAGAGGTTGGGAAAAACTTCGGTCGGGTTCATCTTTCGATCAACTGACTGATGATGAGAAGTCAAAAGTGGCTTCTCTTGCAGCGGTTGTTGATCAATTCGTGGCTGCTGATAAGTATGTATATGTTTCCCCGATGTGGAATTTCACGATCCCGCCGGTTTTGAAAGCATACACGGATGCGACTTCAATTCCGGGTAAGACGTTTAGGTATACCGAAAACGGCCCTGAAGGTTTGTTGACCGGTAAGAAAGTCTTACACATTCAAGCAAGTGGTTCTGTTTATTCGGAAGGTCCTTTAGCTTCACTTGAAATGGGATACAGCTATCTAAATAAGATTTTACAGTTCTATGGAATTCAATCTATTGAGGCAATTTTTATTGAAGGAACCGCTTTAAAATCACAAGAGCAAGCTCCAGCAATTAAGGAAAAAGCAATTGCACGTGCTAAGGAAGTTGCCAAAAGTTTCTAA